In the Deinococcus budaensis genome, one interval contains:
- a CDS encoding HD domain-containing phosphohydrolase: protein MFRRPRPQSPAPSGPDPRPSAALPVEDQPSDSAQVLADLLARPNTRGVLEAALAHACGLLGGEARGYAVLRRAAQDRGGPDRVAAASGYPKSLVGTLLAGPWSGTRPRLLEAGSREVYALNPPEVQAALDEAGLRDAAVTLVVPLLDRGRSLGVLVLDRTRGSVTPEQQEAAARWAGAVAPLLGVFESRDEWRQTARHIAAAVVEAVESQEFDALGHGQAVADTAVRLGRALGLSGRELEELWYAGALHDLGKIHGETGHAEVGANFLHSVPHLAQAQKAIRHHHERWDGAGQPGGLEGESIPLYARILAVANASVRLGDPERVQAEAGRSLDARLVELLLKLPPEPAPVGEAAGGPGAARASAD from the coding sequence GTGTTCCGACGCCCCCGTCCGCAGTCCCCGGCCCCGTCCGGGCCTGATCCCCGTCCGTCCGCTGCCCTCCCGGTGGAGGACCAGCCCTCCGATTCTGCCCAGGTGCTCGCGGACCTGCTGGCCCGGCCCAACACGCGGGGGGTTCTGGAAGCCGCCCTGGCCCATGCCTGCGGCCTGCTGGGAGGCGAGGCGCGCGGGTACGCCGTGCTGCGCCGGGCGGCCCAGGACCGGGGAGGGCCGGACCGGGTGGCGGCCGCCTCCGGCTATCCCAAGAGCCTGGTGGGCACCCTGCTGGCCGGGCCGTGGAGCGGCACGCGCCCGCGCCTGCTGGAGGCGGGCAGCCGCGAGGTGTACGCGCTCAACCCGCCCGAGGTGCAGGCGGCGCTCGACGAGGCGGGGCTGCGCGACGCGGCCGTGACGCTGGTCGTGCCGCTGCTGGACCGGGGGCGCAGCCTGGGGGTGCTGGTGCTCGACCGGACCCGTGGCAGTGTCACGCCGGAGCAGCAGGAGGCCGCCGCGCGCTGGGCCGGGGCCGTCGCGCCGCTGCTGGGCGTGTTCGAGTCGCGCGACGAGTGGCGCCAGACCGCCCGGCATATCGCGGCGGCGGTGGTCGAGGCGGTGGAGAGCCAGGAGTTCGACGCGCTGGGCCACGGCCAGGCGGTCGCGGACACGGCGGTGCGGCTGGGCCGGGCGCTGGGGCTGTCGGGCCGCGAGCTGGAGGAGCTGTGGTACGCCGGAGCGCTGCACGACCTGGGCAAGATCCACGGCGAGACCGGGCACGCCGAGGTGGGGGCGAACTTCCTGCACAGCGTGCCGCACCTCGCGCAGGCGCAAAAAGCGATCCGCCACCACCACGAGCGCTGGGACGGGGCGGGGCAGCCGGGCGGCCTGGAAGGCGAGAGCATTCCGCTGTACGCGCGCATTCTGGCGGTCGCCAACGCCTCGGTGCGGCTGGGCGACCCCGAACGGGTGCAGGCGGAAGCTGGCCGGAGCCTCGACGCGCGGCTGGTCGAGCTGCTGCTGAAGTTGCCCCCCGAACCGGCCCCTGTGGGCGAGGCGGCGGGCGGACCGGGCGCGGCGCGGGCGAGTGCCGATTGA
- a CDS encoding phospholipase A2, producing the protein MNRRPAALLTLALAACGAAPPVPPSAPAPSASLTASYAARPELQDADSQAVLARYGDAPGLLAALQEAYGERPADHSRPQVPALTGLDLASDRLAYVKRTGWGSVANYTAQYGAYAGTALPYSGLDWTRDGCSAPDGVGLGYREDFRPACNVHDFGYRNLKVYERTAANRLATDDAFYANMKAICAAKGWYARPACYSAAYAYYQGVRIGGGSSF; encoded by the coding sequence ATGAACCGACGGCCCGCCGCCCTGCTGACGCTCGCCCTCGCCGCCTGTGGAGCGGCGCCCCCGGTCCCCCCCTCCGCCCCCGCCCCCTCTGCCAGTCTGACCGCCTCCTACGCGGCTCGCCCCGAGCTTCAAGACGCGGACAGTCAGGCGGTCCTGGCCCGTTACGGGGACGCCCCCGGCCTGCTTGCGGCGCTTCAGGAGGCCTACGGGGAGCGCCCGGCGGACCACTCGCGCCCCCAGGTGCCGGCGCTGACCGGCCTTGACCTCGCCAGCGACCGGCTGGCCTACGTCAAGCGCACCGGCTGGGGCAGCGTGGCGAACTACACCGCCCAGTACGGTGCCTACGCCGGCACTGCCTTGCCCTACAGCGGCCTGGACTGGACCCGCGACGGATGCAGCGCCCCCGACGGCGTGGGCCTGGGCTACCGCGAGGATTTCCGGCCCGCCTGCAACGTCCACGATTTCGGCTACCGCAACCTCAAGGTCTATGAGCGCACGGCCGCCAACCGCCTCGCCACCGACGACGCCTTTTACGCCAACATGAAGGCGATCTGCGCCGCCAAGGGCTGGTACGCCCGCCCGGCTTGCTACAGCGCCGCCTACGCCTACTACCAGGGGGTGCGGATCGGCGGGGGCAGCAGCTTCTAG
- a CDS encoding YkgJ family cysteine cluster protein: protein MTRPLPPTPRPSCDPHARVTGPVERGYAAYARRAAAWTARYQERGGRVFCGAGCFACCNMPIRVSLAEALLTAGALDAAQAAAVAAHARRVLHNARTAPDDETYVERHRREVGFCPLLDPRSGGCTQYAVRPTRCRDTFSALPARYCEAGAWEQMTRRERESYRREVARTPGTDGELHFIAPLEHLSEPVWAAAARAMRAEWGLEVWGDFWVLTTLARDPQFMAGVGRGDARGAWRAAKAAGLAHPAILELD, encoded by the coding sequence GTGACACGCCCGCTCCCCCCCACCCCCCGGCCTTCCTGCGACCCGCACGCGCGGGTGACCGGTCCGGTCGAGCGCGGGTACGCCGCCTACGCCCGCCGGGCGGCCGCCTGGACCGCCCGTTACCAGGAACGCGGCGGGCGGGTGTTTTGCGGGGCGGGGTGTTTCGCGTGTTGCAACATGCCCATCCGGGTCAGCCTGGCCGAGGCGCTGCTGACCGCCGGGGCGCTGGACGCCGCGCAGGCCGCCGCCGTCGCCGCGCACGCCCGCCGGGTCCTGCACAACGCCCGCACCGCCCCCGACGACGAGACCTACGTGGAGCGCCACCGCCGCGAGGTGGGGTTTTGCCCGCTGCTCGACCCCAGGAGCGGCGGCTGCACCCAGTACGCCGTGCGCCCCACCCGCTGCCGCGACACCTTCAGCGCCCTGCCCGCCCGCTACTGCGAGGCCGGCGCGTGGGAGCAGATGACCCGCCGCGAGCGCGAGAGCTACCGGCGCGAGGTCGCCCGCACCCCCGGCACCGACGGCGAACTGCACTTCATCGCGCCGCTGGAACACCTCTCCGAGCCGGTGTGGGCCGCCGCCGCGAGGGCGATGCGCGCCGAGTGGGGCCTGGAGGTCTGGGGCGACTTCTGGGTGCTCACCACCCTGGCCCGCGACCCGCAGTTCATGGCCGGGGTCGGGCGGGGGGACGCGCGGGGGGCCTGGCGGGCCGCCAAGGCGGCGGGGCTGGCGCATCCCGCGATTCTGGAACTGGACTGA